From Aquificota bacterium, one genomic window encodes:
- a CDS encoding HD domain-containing protein: protein MHLQGLELLLTILEYRDVYTRGHTDRGIFYATKIGESLGLYERELDLLRIGGMLHDVGKIAIPDVILLKPGKLTKEEFEVMKLHVQLGYEMVKGLDLPYESLEVLLYHQEKYDGTGYPYGLKGQEIPLLARIYTIADAFEAMTARRIYKRAKTWEQALNELEELAGMQFDPDIVGYAVKTLRGLKHVEISHSRVNQEIEKIRWSFQYLDPSGAIKGDLFLTTLKAFMDQRESFCLTVFDIKNLTQINLERGWEAGNEVLKHLVRAINIQCCASYDIRDIILRLMKEDVIDITSPVVFRIGGDEFAVIAPYIPPEEKVLGVIKAMKDINVEIDYMRLEYPSVISTYQEAINRIFAFTKNKFIDFYR, encoded by the coding sequence ATGCATCTACAAGGTCTTGAACTACTACTTACTATACTTGAATACAGGGATGTTTATACAAGAGGGCATACAGATAGGGGCATCTTTTACGCCACAAAGATAGGCGAAAGCCTTGGACTTTACGAAAGGGAACTTGACCTTCTTCGTATTGGTGGTATGTTGCACGATGTGGGGAAAATAGCCATACCAGACGTTATACTCCTAAAGCCGGGAAAGCTTACAAAAGAAGAGTTTGAAGTGATGAAGCTCCATGTGCAACTGGGCTATGAAATGGTAAAGGGCCTTGACCTACCTTATGAATCCCTTGAAGTTTTACTATACCATCAAGAAAAATACGATGGTACTGGATACCCTTACGGATTGAAAGGTCAAGAAATACCTTTACTTGCAAGGATATACACCATTGCGGATGCTTTTGAAGCTATGACTGCAAGGAGAATATACAAAAGAGCAAAAACTTGGGAACAAGCTTTAAACGAGCTTGAGGAGTTGGCAGGTATGCAGTTTGACCCAGATATAGTAGGTTATGCCGTCAAAACATTGAGAGGGCTAAAACACGTGGAAATAAGCCATTCACGTGTAAATCAAGAAATAGAAAAGATACGGTGGAGCTTTCAGTATTTAGACCCAAGCGGTGCTATAAAGGGAGACCTTTTCCTAACTACGCTAAAGGCCTTTATGGACCAAAGGGAAAGTTTTTGTTTGACAGTTTTTGATATAAAAAATCTCACTCAAATAAACCTTGAAAGGGGTTGGGAGGCTGGCAACGAAGTCTTAAAACATCTTGTAAGAGCTATAAACATTCAATGCTGTGCTTCTTACGATATAAGGGACATAATCCTAAGGCTGATGAAGGAGGATGTAATAGATATAACAAGCCCTGTTGTATTCCGTATAGGGGGCGATGAGTTTGCAGTTATAGCACCGTATATTCCACCTGAGGAGAAGGTTCTTGGAGTTATAAAGGCTATGAAAGATATTAACGTAGAAATAGACTATATGCGACTTGAATATCCTTCAGTCATTTCCACTTATCAGGAGGCTATTAATAGAATCTTTGCTTTTACTAAGAAT